CGGTCGCCGGCTGACCGGCCCCGCGACGGGTCTGGTTCAGCGGCGGGGCCGCCACGGGTCGGCCGAGGCGAGGGGGTCGACCAAGCCGCCGTACCGGTTGACCTCCCGGGCGCGCAGCAGTGCCCGGGTGACCTGACCGAACTGCCGCTCGTCGTCGGCGCTGAACAGCAGCACCTCCGCGCCCCGGTGCCATCCCCACAGCTCGTACGGCGGTGGGCGCCAGCGGTCGCCGACCAGGGCGAGTGCCACCGGCAGCAGGAGCACCGCCCCGAGGATGAGGTACGCCTCGGCGGTCAACCGTTGCAGGCCGCCGCTGAAGCCGAGGAGCAGGCCCACCGCGCCGATCATGGCTGCGGTGACCACGACGGCCCGGACGGCGATCCGGTCGTGCGCGCCCCGGGTGGTGCGCAGGTGGGTCAGGTCGACGATGCGATAGCTGGTGCGGCCGACGGTGAACCGGTCGACGGTGACGATGATGCCGGGCCGCGCGTACAGCAGCGTGGACCTGGCTCCGGGCACCGTTCGTTGCGGTCGCGTCTTTGCGCCTTCACGATTCACGGTTCCTCCCGTGGGGCGGTCTGCCGGGTTCGGGACCGTGGCGGGCATCGCTGCCCGGGGACGGGATTCCCGGCTGCGGCTCCATTGTTCTGGGGCACCGCCACTCCACCTGGGCATTTACGGTTCCGAGCCGGTGACCCACCCGGGCGACATGGCCTCGAAACAGCATCCATTTCAGCTTTTATCGGATATTGGCGGTGACCATCCGGCGGCATGCGCCCGGAACGACGAAAGTCAGATATCGGTCAACGGATGCGAAACGGCGCTCCGCCACGTGTCAGCAGCCCCGCTGGTGTCACCGGGAGCAGGGGCACTTCCCGCCACTTCGCCAACATTCGCCCCTGCTTCAACTGCGCGGCACAACCGTCCCGGGTTAGGTTGGGCGAGCCGGTCCGGCCCAGTGCCATCCACCCGGGTGGCCCCGGCCGGTGTCGCCGAGGGCGTCAGCAGCCCCGTCGGCGGCCGTGGGAGAGGAGCCCTTCGCTCTTGTCATCCCTGAGAACCCTGCTGCGCACCGCAGTGCTGGCCGGCATGTCGGCCGCGCTGATCGCCCCGACGGCGGTGGCTCACGCCGAGCCGTCCCCCGCCGACCTGACCAACCGGATCGAGACGTCCTCGGCCGAGTTGGAACGGATCGTGGAGTCGTACAACAAGCTCGCCGAGGACATCAAGGTCAACAAGACCGCGGTGGCCCGATTACAGGCCCGTATCGGCCCTCTCGAACAGCAGGCCGAGCAGAGCCGGGCCGACGTAGCGGCACTCGCCAACACGGCCTACAAGAGCGGTAGCCTGCGTACCGTGGACGCGCTGCTGCGTCCCGGCGGCTCCGTCGCTCTGCTCGACCGACTCGGCACCCTCGACCAACTGACCCGCCAGCGCCAGGAGCGCATCTCCGGTTTCACAGCGAACCAGCGGCGGCTGCTCGACGAGAAGACCCGCCTGGACGCCACGCTGGCCCGGCAGGCCGCGCAGGCCCGCGAGCTTGCGGCCGGCAAGAAGCGCATCGAGGGTGACCTGGCCAAGCTGTACGAGCTGCGTCGACAGGCGTACGGCGCCGCCACCGAGAAACCCGCGCCCAAGGCGGCGCAGGCCGAGGCCAAGAACGTGCCCGCCGTGGCCGGGGACGCCGGCGCGGCGGTGCGCTACGCGTTCGGGGCGATCGGCAAGCCGTACGTCTGGGCCGGTGAGGGTCCGAACGGCTACGACTGTTCCGGGCTGACCCTCGCGGCCTGGCGGGCGGCCGGCAGATCGCTGCCGCACAGCGCCCGGATGCAGTGGGGCGCGGTGGCCCACATCGGTCGGGGTGACCTGCGCCCGGGAGACCTGATCTTCTACAGCGGGCTCGGGCACGTCGCTCTCTACGTGGGCGACGGCCAGGTCATCGACGCGCCGAGCGCCGGTCGTAACGTGCTCAAGCGCGGCATGAACATGATGTCCATCCACGGCTACGGCCGGGTCCGCTGACCGACCCGACACGGCGAACGGCCGGCGTCCCCCTATCGGACGCCGGCCGTTCGCCGTCATTACTACCAGGTCAGGCTGCCTGCAGCCCCTCCGCCCGGGCCAGCTCCCGGAGCCGGCCGAGGGCCTGGATCTCCAGCTGCCGGATCCGCTCACGGGACAGCGAGAAGCGGGACGCGACCTCGGTCAGCGAGTGCTCGCGGCCGTCCTCCAGCCCGTAGCGGGCCCGCATGATGCCGGCCGACCGGTCGTCGAGGTGGTTGAGCAGCCCCTCGATCCGCTGCCGCTCCAGGCCGCTGAGGACGATGTCCTCAGGCGACGGCGCGTCGCTGTCGGCGACCAGGTCGCCGAGGTTCGTGTCGCCGTCGTCGCCCACCGGGGTGTCCAGCGAGACGGTGTCCTGCGACCAGCGGCGCAGCTCGTTGACCCGCTCGACGGTGACGCCGAGCGACGCGGCGATCTGCTCCGGCTCCGGGTCGCTGCCCAGCTCACGGGTGAGCTGCCGGGTCACGTTGCGCATCCGGTTGACGTCCTCCACCAGGTGCACCGGCAGTCGGACGGTGCGCTCCTGCTGGGCGATCGCCCGGCTGATGGCCTGGCGGATCCACCAGGTGGCGTAGGTGGAGAACTTGTAACCACGCTCGTAGTCGAACTTCTCGACCGCCCGGACGAGGCCGGTGTTGCCCTCCTGGATCAGGTCCAGCATGGGCATGCCCGAGCGCACGTAACGACGCGCGATCGACACCACAAGTCGCAGGTTGGCGCGGATGAAGAGGTCCTTCGCGCGCTCACCCTCGACGACAAGCCGCTCCAGGTCGGCCCGGTCGACACCGTCGGGAACGGCGTCCTCGCCGAGCAGGTGCTCGGCGTAGAGGCCGGCTTCGATCGCCTTGGAGAGATCGACCTCCTTGGCGGCGTCCAGCAGTGGCGTCCGGGAGATCTCGTGCAGGTAGACGCCGACCAGGTCGCGCTCCTCGGCAACCTCGTCGGTGCGCATGCCGATGTTCTTGTCCACGTTGCCCACGGTCCCCTCGCTCGCGCCGGTTGCCCGGTTCCTTGCCATTCCCCACGTCCGGTCAGCCCCTGGTAACTTCTGCTGTGCCCACCGTCGCTGACACCTACACAACAGATGAGACGTGTCGGGGATTCCATGTCGTGAGTCGAAAGTGTCACGAATGCCTGAGTAGTTGCTGAGAGCACGGTCCATGTTTGCTGTCAGCACCCGTCGGGTGGCTCGCCGCTGGGCACCTCGAACGGGTTGGTGGGTCGACGAATCGCCTATCGCCCGCACCATGGCAACACCGCCGCGGCACCGGCACAGCGACCCGGGTCACCTCCGCGCTGCGATCCTGGTCACTGCCAGATACGCAGCGATGGACCGGTCGGTTCAT
The DNA window shown above is from Micromonospora lupini and carries:
- a CDS encoding DUF6232 family protein; translated protein: MPGARSTLLYARPGIIVTVDRFTVGRTSYRIVDLTHLRTTRGAHDRIAVRAVVVTAAMIGAVGLLLGFSGGLQRLTAEAYLILGAVLLLPVALALVGDRWRPPPYELWGWHRGAEVLLFSADDERQFGQVTRALLRAREVNRYGGLVDPLASADPWRPRR
- a CDS encoding NlpC/P60 family protein — protein: MSSLRTLLRTAVLAGMSAALIAPTAVAHAEPSPADLTNRIETSSAELERIVESYNKLAEDIKVNKTAVARLQARIGPLEQQAEQSRADVAALANTAYKSGSLRTVDALLRPGGSVALLDRLGTLDQLTRQRQERISGFTANQRRLLDEKTRLDATLARQAAQARELAAGKKRIEGDLAKLYELRRQAYGAATEKPAPKAAQAEAKNVPAVAGDAGAAVRYAFGAIGKPYVWAGEGPNGYDCSGLTLAAWRAAGRSLPHSARMQWGAVAHIGRGDLRPGDLIFYSGLGHVALYVGDGQVIDAPSAGRNVLKRGMNMMSIHGYGRVR
- a CDS encoding sigma-70 family RNA polymerase sigma factor, which produces MARNRATGASEGTVGNVDKNIGMRTDEVAEERDLVGVYLHEISRTPLLDAAKEVDLSKAIEAGLYAEHLLGEDAVPDGVDRADLERLVVEGERAKDLFIRANLRLVVSIARRYVRSGMPMLDLIQEGNTGLVRAVEKFDYERGYKFSTYATWWIRQAISRAIAQQERTVRLPVHLVEDVNRMRNVTRQLTRELGSDPEPEQIAASLGVTVERVNELRRWSQDTVSLDTPVGDDGDTNLGDLVADSDAPSPEDIVLSGLERQRIEGLLNHLDDRSAGIMRARYGLEDGREHSLTEVASRFSLSRERIRQLEIQALGRLRELARAEGLQAA